A genomic window from Octopus sinensis unplaced genomic scaffold, ASM634580v1 Contig13674, whole genome shotgun sequence includes:
- the LOC115229773 gene encoding LOW QUALITY PROTEIN: DNA replication ATP-dependent helicase/nuclease JHS1-like (The sequence of the model RefSeq protein was modified relative to this genomic sequence to represent the inferred CDS: deleted 2 bases in 1 codon), with translation MLASFFSDSPHKIPKCSSPEPFLDGKVYTITNWWTLSNGDKVLEFQDPQNTQKNLKTCTLEGFWSYTLTKKGDSVLFIDSADSCRVTDHRGMVVVNPQTLISVTTLSNSHFCLRKTVLAHRFGQQCCNKYTTLGQIVHKLVEKSTIGQAFDFSESLNSLCTQNYDILAGMMLNKMDTSQIVEEINSKYKRGILQFSHKLNSELSRPVSVWVEEDVRSARIGVVGKIDILAKLANGTSIPVEIKSGKKTNSNWLNHSAQVQLYLLLLTQSSRKGGYLYYPLDGGTLTHVEDLLPQQKSLIQSRNQLSHYIASSFEHLPDMIDNSRICSKCPLSVVCLLYSQSTHSDLSHMLGHLRPEDITYFNHWQRLIDIEREEEGGPRVLKARRVGSECSVMFEGGDLMGVVSGTVLYITENGEEWEMMVESVCVGKFTVICNFDENIVKYDCLYSIRVGEYEHFYRTGLGYLAALMEDSLHKRLVTRPCIGGKVKTELNVEQELVLDRILNSGDQFVLVRGCPGSGKTTLLARVVQSLVDCGNTVLVVSHTNSAVDGISRKLEKLGTPFWRFGDKDRMDSDLLPQSFENVVCDILKLEGMKWGEMESLFYSRVLPGVVGITRTWSHRRVVVVNSILSSRDYDWCIVEESCQIMQPLLIGPLCLAKRACLIGDPLQLLPVTRSRKARSVDILILERRAFVVVMQLANHLLYEGRLQCGDDSIRVRTISPNKDLIVQPKWLSRVVSSRLEDSVLFIKYTQIEKSRVQNRLELSIVDQIVTLLTQAFLIHNELKCVESSTIDKYQGREKDVIVISFVRCENDSILNDLRRLTVAVTRARYKLVMVGHRLTLETHYHPMRKLFRSLSADQIVDFE, from the exons ATGTTGGCATCCTTCTTCAGCGACTCTCCCCATAAAATACCAAAGTGTTCTTCTCCGGAGCCATTCCTCGACGGTAAAGTCTACACAATAACAAATTGGTGGACCCTTTCAAACGGGGACAAAGTTCTCGAATTTCAGGATCCCCAAAATACTCAAAAAAATCTAAAAACGTGTACTTTGGAGGGTTTTTGGAGTTATACTCTGACCAAGAAGGGCGATTCGGTCCTCTTCATCGACTCTGCCGACTCCTGCAGAGTGACAGACCATCGGGGAATGGTTGTGGTGAACCCTCAAACTCTCATTTCCGTCACAACTCTGTCCAATTCGCATTTTTGTTTACGGAAGACTGTTCTGGCTCATAGATTTGGGCAGCAGTGTTGTAACAAGTATACCACTCTTGGCCAGATTGTCCACAAATTGGTTGAGAAGAGCACCATTGGCCAGGCTTTTGACTTTTCCGAATCCCTCAATTCCCTTTGTACTCAAAACTATGACATTTTGGCGGGAATGATGCTTAACAAAATGGATACATCTCAAATTGTTGAGGAAATTAATTCCAAATATAAACGGGGGATTCTCCAGTTTTCTCACAAGTTAAATTCCGAGTTATCCCGCCCGGTAAGTGTGTGGGTGGAGGAGGATGTTCGGTCAGCCAGGATTGGAGTGGTCGGGAAAATCGACATTCTGGCAAAGCTCGCAAACGGCACGTCCATTCCAGTGGAGATTAAAAGTGGGAAAAAGACAAATTCAAATTGGCTGAATCATTCTGCCCAAGTTCAGTTATATCTGCTCTTATTAACACAATCGTCCAGAAAGGGGGGATACTTGTATTACCCTCTCGACGGGGGAACTCTCACTCATGTGGAGGACCTACTTCCCCAACAAAAGTCATTGATACAGTCACGGAACCAACTCTCTCATTACATTGCTTCCTCCTTTGAGCATCTCCCTGATATGATCGATAACTCGAGGATATGCTCGAAATGTCCTCTCTCTGTCGTGTGCCTCCTCTATTCACAATCCACTCACTCTGATCTCTCTCACATGCTTGGACATTTGAGACCAGAGGATATCACCTATTTTAATCACTGGCAGAGACTGATCGATATTGAGCGGGAAGAGGAGGGTGGTCCACGTGTGTTGAAGGCCCGGAGAGTTGGGAGTGAGTGCTCTGTCATGTTCGAGGGGGGTGACTTGATGGGAGTAGTGTCTGGCACTGTGTTGTACATTACTGAGAATGGGGAAGAGTGGGAAATGATGGTTGAGAGTGTTTGTGTTGGGAAATTCACTGTGATTTGCAATTTTGATGAGAATATTGTCAAGTACGACTGTCTCTACTCCATCCGAGTTGGGGAATATGAACACTTTTATCGGACTGGACTGGGTTATTTGGCTGCTCTCATGGAGGATTCTTTACACAA GAGGTTGGTCACTCGGCCATGCATTGGGGGAAAAGTCAAGACAGAATTGAATGTTGAGCAGGAATTGGTGCTTGATCGAATATTGAATTCTGGGGATCAGTTCGTCCTTGTTCGGGGGTGTCCTGGGAGTGGGAAGACAACACTATTAGCACGGGTAGTCCAATCATTAGTGGACTGTGGGAATACTGTTTTGGTGGTTTCTCACACCAACTCGGCCGTCGACGGCATCTCCCGTAAACTGGAAAAGCTGGGCACTCCCTTTTGGAGGTTTGGCGATAAGGACCGCATGGACAGTGATCTGCTTCCCCAATCCTTCGAAAACGTCGTCTGTGATATTTTAAAGTTGGAAGGAATGAAATGGGGGGAAATGGAAAGTCTATTTTATTCCCGGGTATTGCCTGGTGTGGTTGGTATTACTAGAACGTGGTCACATCGACGTGTTGTGGTTGT CAATTCCATTTTATCATCCCGTGACTACGACTGGTGTATTGTGGAGGAGAGTTGTCAGATAATGCAGCCTCTCCTGATTGGTCCATTATGTCTGGCCAAACGTGCCTGTCTAATTGGCGACCCCCTCCAGTTATTGCCTGTTACTCGGTCAAGGAAGGCGAGGTCTGTggatattcttattctagaaaggAGGGCATTTGT AGTAGTCATGCAGTTGGCCAACCATCTCCTTTATGAAGGGAGATTGCAGTGTGGGGACGACTCCATCAGGGTTAGGACGATTTCCCCCAATAAGGATCTCATTGTCCAACCAAAGTGGCTGAGTCGTGTTGTGAGCAGTCGACTGGAGGACTCTGTTCTGTTCATAAAGTACACCCAAATTGAGAAATCCCGTGTTCAGAATAGATTGGAGTTGTCAATAGTAGACCAAATAGTCACCCTGTTGACTCAA GCCTTTCTGATCCACAACGAGCTCAAGTGCGTGGAAAGCAGTACTATTGACAAGTACCAAGGGAGGGAAAAGGACGTGATTGTAATATCCTTTGTTCGATGTGAG AACGATTCGATATTGAATGATCTGCGGAGACTGACTGTGGCCGTGACCCGAGCAAGGTACAAGCTGGTTATGGTTGGCCATCGTCTGACATTGGAGACACACTATCACCCAATGCGCAAATTATTTCGCTCACTCTCAGCCGATCAAATTGTGGATTTCGagtga
- the LOC115229774 gene encoding probable Ras-related protein Rab7, whose protein sequence is MNPNSELFKVVFLGDSGYLYQSLILGRVGKTSFIMCSESRPSSEYEPTIGSDFHVKHYKVDNSHVRLQIWDTAGQERFHSIESSYYHRVDCCVLMFDVTKNQTLDSLYNWKEKFAIMANIENLEHFPFFVVANKIDLDESGDGKHTMAVNDLCSSGNFSYFESSAKKRWNVENIFQSIATTMTQTRGERCDQVLLSSAPVKHGRRSCC, encoded by the coding sequence ATGAATCCAAACTCTGAACTTTTCAAAGTAGTCTTTCTGGGCGACAGTGGGTATCTCTACCAGTCACTCATTCTGGGCAGAGTTGGCAAGACGTCCTTCATAATGTGTTCCGAGTCGAGACCATCTTCTGAGTACGAGCCCACCATTGGGTCAGACTTTCATGTCAAGCACTATAAAGTGGACAATTCGCATGTCCGACTGCAGATTTGGGACACTGCCGGGCAAGAGCGCTTCCACTCGATAGAAAGCTCGTACTACCACCGGGTCGACTGCTGCGTACTAATGTTTGACGTCACCAAAAATCAAACTCTCGACTCTCTCTACAACTGGAAGGAAAAGTTCGCCATCATGGCAAATATTGAGAATCTTGAACATTTTCCATTCTTTGTGGTTGCAAACAAAATTGACTTGGACGAGTCAGGGGATGGGAAACACACAATGGCTGTTAATGACTTGTGCAGCAGTGGTAATTTCTCTTACTTCGAGTCTTCTGCTAAGAAACGGTGGAACGTGGAGAATATATTTCAAAGCATTGCAACTACGATGACACAAACTCGAGGCGAGAGGTGCGATCAAGTCTTGCTTAGTAGTGCACCAGTCAAACATGGCCGACGctcctgttgttga
- the LOC115229775 gene encoding protein GLUTELIN PRECURSOR ACCUMULATION 3-like — MEEFFQTISHYFIACASSGLPLHAFTLLCSNLPPESEISTGLVMGVDLVLRNEIPVKFHAHRCILMDHRGKPVILVIGGYGELAKGRGKASLPSLFDMEGRRLSFTLEGGVEASLQRLFYAAFLIGERILLFGGRASPLRPSSQVTLLSLRDDGVLSVEDVPCSGDVPLPCWRFAAALCRGGDHLFIHGGLTSVPVVNTRSYSLDLHKWVWSEVTLRGDLCGPRMCHTLSEYEGRLYMFGGLDEYHTVLSDLFEIDLSTNHIRKLPTCLHAR, encoded by the coding sequence ATGGAGGAGTTCTTTCAGACCATTTCTCATTATTTCATTGCATGTGCCTCCAGTGGCCTCCCACTCCACGCATTCACACTTTTGTGTTCCAACTTACCACCCGAGTCTGAAATTTCTACCGGATTGGTCATGGGAGTGGACTTGGTGCTCCGAAATGAAATCCCCGTTAAATTCCACGCTCATCGATGCATTCTGATGGATCACAGAGGGAAGCCTGTCATTCTGGTCATTGGTGGGTACGGGGAATTAGCGAAAGGAAGAGGGAAGGCATCCCTTCCGTCCTTGTTTGACATGGAGGGGCGGAGACTCTCATTTACACTCGAAGGAGGGGTGGAAGCCTCTCTGCAGAGATTGTTCTACGCTGCCTTCTTAATTGGAGAGAGGATACTCTTGTTTGGTGGACGGGCCTCTCCCCTACGCCCTTCTTCACAAGTCACACTCCTGTCTTTGAGAGATGACGGGGTTCTTTCCGTGGAGGATGTGCCGTGCAGTGGGGATGTTCCTCTTCCCTGCTGGAGGTTTGCGGCCGCATTGTGTCGTGGAGGAGACCACCTTTTCATCCACGGAGGACTGACGAGTGTGCCCGTCGTGAATACCCGTTCTTACTCCTTGGACTTGCACAAATGGGTTTGGAGTGAGGTGACACTGCGTGGTGACCTTTGCGGCCCTCGAATGTGTCATACTCTGTCTGAATATGAAGGGAGACTTTACATGTTTGGCGGACTCGACGAATATCACACAGTCTTGTCCGACTTGTTTGAAATTGATTTGTCCACCAATCACATCCGTAAACTCCCCACTTGCTTGCATGCTCGGTAA
- the LOC115229776 gene encoding leucine carboxyl methyltransferase 1 homolog codes for MNQVQKTNDTSTISKSSCAVRGFFNDPYIPLFIKRYRNRCPAINQRDHFHSTGAPLYGLSKYPSIESQRERFLSLVGIELLTRNLTNLKE; via the exons ATGAACCAGGTTCAAAAAACAAACGACACGTCTACTATCAGTAAATCGAGCTGCGCAGTGAGAGGCTTCTTCAATGACCCGTACATCCCACTCTTCATCAAACGCTACCGCAACCGCTGTCCTGCCATCAACCA GAGAGATCACTTTCATTCGACCGGGGCGCCCCTATACGGCCTGTCCAAATACCCATCCATTGAGTCACAGAGGGAACGCTTCCTTTCATTGGTTGGAATTGAGTTATTAACCAGAAATTTGACCAATTTGAAGGAGTAG